The following nucleotide sequence is from Triticum dicoccoides isolate Atlit2015 ecotype Zavitan chromosome 7B, WEW_v2.0, whole genome shotgun sequence.
TTACACAGGCCGAAGGGTAAAACAGTCGACTGACACTTCACTATTTCTCAGTCGACTGAGAAATAACAGAACCGATATACGAAAGAATCAGGGCTAGCCTCTTTTTCTtcgggagtacctagaactcatttaAATGAGacgtaatttggtctcattcacctggaAAATAAAAACGGATACACCCCacctcagcacacacgcatcttatagcatcatatCATGACCAAAAGATCATTCTCGTTTAAAATTGTACTCACGTTGATGTCTCCATACCACTTCATATCCTACATAGGGCACTAAAATCGTTCTTGATGGCTCGTATTCAACATGCGCAATTTGCATCGATGCCTTCCATGTCGGAGAAGATGCTCTGTCTAAGCCATAGTCTTCACATGCTTTATCTCCATACCATGTCAGATCTTTCACGCGACACTGACATCGATCCTTCAACGGGCACCATATGCATAGAAAATTTCATGGTAGGGAACATTGTGCTTCTGTCTACCAACTACTTTCATCAGCATTGCGTGCGATAGATGGTGACCCAAAACCTTCTCCGTTGCCAGTTGTGCaaacaattactccctccgttccaaaatagatgacccaattttgtactaaagttagtacaaagttgagtcatctattttggaacggagggagtaccagggtAGTCATGTTATAAACATCGGATGTTGGACCGTGGTCACATGTTGCAAGGGGTAGTCAATAGTTTAGGTTGAAGCATTCTGCCGTATCATCTATAGACATTATCATGGAAAATTTGTACAGTGTATTTTCTTTTCATATGACTATAAAAAGAAACCGATGGTTGCATGAACCACATAATCTTTGATCTACAACTAAATTATAACTATAACTTTGTAATCGATCATGCTGCTTATTTGCCACAACAAACAAATTTGCATAACTAGTTTAGTTAGATTAATCTACTCCGGATCTTATATGTCCCCCGTATTTGGTAATGAGCACATCTTATATGATGCTAAGTTGCAAATTAATATGTGTTCTAAATTTTGTTTGCGAACTAATATTGATATCATCCTGGCAACTTAATCTAATCATGCAAAGTCAGTTCTTATGCACATTCGGATCGAGTTTGAGTAACATGTGTAAAGATAAGTTTCATGCTTAGGAACCTCAAACTTGACAATGATTACACCAACATTATGCGGCATTTGATTACTGAGGTTTTAATCCGAGAGATGCTGAAATTTCAAATTGGTCGCTAGTTCTGACTTCTGACAGAAACTATCAAATTTCACCATGATCCATCATTAATTGGACATCAATAAACCAGCTATGCAAACATACCAATATGAACTCCATGGATTTTGATGACATAGCTCAGCGAGTGAAACCCCACTAAAATCTTTCAGTTGACCTCCTGAACTACCAATAAATATCTGAAATGCCCCATATCTGTAAATGATTTTTGACATACCTTGCTTTTGTGGGTCTGCTTGTTGCACAAGATCTACACCCTCCTTGTGCAGATTTGCAGCTTGTAGTTTTGGACTCAATATCATATTCCCGTACCACACAGAAGATGATTTCTTCAGCCTCGACCATGTGCTTTATAGAAGAATAATAGAAGTGTCCAAGAAAAACATCTTATTCGAAAACCTAATTATAGTACCGCCTTAACTATATAGCCTAACTCAAGTCTCTAGGAAAAGCCAAGTCGGAGACCATGGTCCGTCGCCGGCAGCGGGCGCCGCCACAGCCTCCGACGGCAACGGCGTCACTGTCTGATCTGCCATGTTATACACGCCAGAGTCTAGAAAGGGGTTCTCACAGATTTCCTCTTCGGATTCAGAGATGTCTGTATCTGTGTGATCCTCGTTTACAAAGTAGATGCAATCTTCTCGAGCTCCGACACCGCTAGATTGATCCCCGGCGGAGAGAGACTGCGAGCAGCCTTCGCTGACAAAAAGCGCGCGCCCCATCAACGTATCGACCTCGGTCCAGAGTCCACATCCGCTGCTCAGCTCCGTTGCCGCGAAGACCTTGAAGAGACGAGTCCGCTTCTCAATCCCCGAGTCTACCGGGAACATCGGCGGCTGGTAGATCCTTCGTTCCACCATCAGCAGCCGGTCGCCGGAGACGACGAGATAGTTCCGCTGCACGTACATGTCCGTCGCGTAAGCATTAAACGATTCGTGCCCGTGGAATCGGGTACCGGGGATGGCTGTCTGCTCGCGGCCGTCGTCCAGGACACGGAGCTCATGCTGCTGTCCGTATTCCTCGTCTTGTGTGTCGAGGAGGACGTAGAGCTTTCCTTTGAAGAGCGCGATGTCGCTGACGAAGCTGTCTTCAGGCGCCGTCCACTCCGTCGTGGAGCAACTCGTGGTGTCCCATGGCTGCCCACGTGTGGAGATGATGACTTTCGTGGTCGTGGAGCTGTTGATGCTGAGCTTTTTGGACTCCACCAGAGCAGCGACGAGGTGATCGGACATTAACACCTTCCGGACGGTCGGGTTTTCTCGGAACCAGCCGGCGGCCTCGGGGACAGGGGTCGTCGTTACCGGGGAAGGGTTCATCAGCGAGCACTCGTCGTCGCCGTGCACGAGGAAGAGCCTGCTGCCGGTGGAGACTCGGACGGAGACGTCATGTCCCGCCACGGGCAGGCGGTGCACGGCGCCGTCGGGGAGGCTGAGGAAGGTGCCATCGCAGAGGGCGAGCCATGGGAGCAGCGTGGGTAGCGGACGCAGCAGCCGCGCGCTGGAGCGCCATGGGCggcagacggcggcgaggcggacgcGGTCGGCGTGCGACGGCAGCCGCGAGAGCACGACGCCCAACATCTCCGGCTGGAGATCCGGCCATGGGCACCCGCCGCAAGAGCCTCCCGACGCGGCCATCGTCGTGGCCTCGTGGGATACGTCCTCTTTAAACAGAACGATCGATCTGAGGGCGAGTCCGTCCCAATATACCTACCATATACTGAGAAAAAATATTATATGAAACCAGGTCTCATATAAACCAGATGAAACCCGTCCCGataaatgctttgtgatttgtgaatgtcacgtgtcatccatcaggataggTCTCACCTGCTAACCTGTGAGACCATCATACTATGTGAAACAAGATCTCCTAACTCGTTCCGATCGATCCCGTTTTTCCCGTTGGATTTTCTGTTGAGACCAGGCTAATACACGAAAGAATCAACGAAGAAATTGTACGGATCTTGATGTTAAGATCTTTATATATGAATACAAGTCTTTCAGTCGATCCAAACGTCAGCTTCACCTCACCGTCGTCGTCTTCAGCAAAGGTTGATGCGGCGGTGGTGCCAAGAAATCGCTCATGTATCTGTATGCTAACAGTACAGTACCAAATTCTTCCAACTTTTCAGAACAGAAACGCGGTACATCATTATCTTCGTGGCCTATCATCAACACGGTGCTCTCctcacagtgaacatgatctaggaGATTCCTTGAGTTTTTTCACCAGAGGAAAAAAGTTTGTTCATGTAAAGGTAATATCCACTCAGACAATAGACCAATTTGCTATAATAAAAGACTTGAACGTTCGAATATTTCCCATTATTAagattatactccctctgtaaactaatataagagcgtttagaatactaaagtagtgatctaaacactcttatattagtttacagagggagtacataggaTTTAACGTACACACAAACGTACCAACTGAGATCACAGGTCACTGGGATAAACATAAGCAGAATTGGTTGGTCCCAAAGTTGTAGCAGAGCAAGTTGGGAGTACGCATGAGAATTCCAAGCAGAACAAACATTGCTTCGTTGATCACATAGCTGCCGAAGGGAAAACCCATGCCGGACGCCACTGCCCAACACGCTCTAGCGGCGCAGCTGCTGTCTCTGACATCAATGGTGTGATCATCCCATTCCTGACGT
It contains:
- the LOC119338712 gene encoding uncharacterized protein LOC119338712, which codes for MAASGGSCGGCPWPDLQPEMLGVVLSRLPSHADRVRLAAVCRPWRSSARLLRPLPTLLPWLALCDGTFLSLPDGAVHRLPVAGHDVSVRVSTGSRLFLVHGDDECSLMNPSPVTTTPVPEAAGWFRENPTVRKVLMSDHLVAALVESKKLSINSSTTTKVIISTRGQPWDTTSCSTTEWTAPEDSFVSDIALFKGKLYVLLDTQDEEYGQQHELRVLDDGREQTAIPGTRFHGHESFNAYATDMYVQRNYLVVSGDRLLMVERRIYQPPMFPVDSGIEKRTRLFKVFAATELSSGCGLWTEVDTLMGRALFVSEGCSQSLSAGDQSSGVGAREDCIYFVNEDHTDTDISESEEEICENPFLDSGVYNMADQTVTPLPSEAVAAPAAGDGPWSPTWLFLET